One stretch of Armigeres subalbatus isolate Guangzhou_Male chromosome 2, GZ_Asu_2, whole genome shotgun sequence DNA includes these proteins:
- the LOC134209318 gene encoding uncharacterized protein LOC134209318, which yields MKHECSNCHVWSNCYRKLTPKLYDYALKRRIKLDKSCSYICNTCYCRLYRIIKKGNEPAAPSAVNIECENQELTVSEPSKLDDLAVAGPSGTNNFAVVGPSRVNNFAAPANINNGGFEIIDPNAAGSSEIDAVPSVESLFSLESTRAESIGSAGAQKPGDGQEILQQMKAKFDEISDRNDRYRILTSFPNPGLHTK from the exons ATGAAGCACGAATGCTCAAATTGCCATGTTTGGAGTAATTGTTACAGGAAACTTACTCCTAAACTGTATGATTATGCATTGAAAAGGAGAATAAAATTGGATAAAAGCTGTTCCTACATTTGTAATACCTGCTATTGCCGACTTTATCGCATTATCAAGAAAGGAAACGAGCCAGCAGCTCCAAGTGCAGTTAATATAGAATGTGAAAATCAAGAACTCACCGTTTCTGAACCATCGAAACTTGATGATCTCGCCGTTGCCGGACCATCAGGCACCAATAATTTCGCCGTGGTGGGACCATCTAGAGTGAACAATTTCGCCGCACCAGCAAACATCAATAATGGTGGTTTCGAAATAATCGATCCCAATGCCGCTGGATCATCGGAAATTGACGCTGTTCCTAGTGTTG aatctttgttttctttggaatcAACGAGGGCTGAATCAATTGGTAGCGCTGGTGCCCAGAAACCCGGAGAcggtcaggaaattcttcaacaaatgaaggcaaaatttgatgaaatatctgaCAGAAACGATCGATATAGGATTCTAACTTCCTTCCCAAATCCTGGACTGCATAcaaaatga